One genomic segment of Dehalococcoidia bacterium includes these proteins:
- a CDS encoding SDR family NAD(P)-dependent oxidoreductase: MSEAKVNPNGALAGRVAVVTGASRGIGEAIARRLAMEGAKVVVAARTVEQSEHPLPGTITETVKHIRDAGGEAQAIRADLSRSEDRHRLIEQAQAAYGPVDLLVNNAAVTYYAPTAEFVEKRLRLMFEVQVFGPTELAQLVYPGMKAKGRGHIIYISSGAAYHPQQPYTAAAARGGTVYGMCKAAMERFSTGFASEVYGDNVAVNAISPGLVKTPGTEFLGITNQNTRDRESPVEMIAEAVCFIARSEPKTITGRIDHIPQFLEEFKLQPAALI; the protein is encoded by the coding sequence ATGAGTGAGGCGAAGGTTAACCCCAACGGCGCCCTGGCCGGGCGCGTCGCGGTCGTCACCGGCGCGAGCCGCGGCATCGGCGAGGCGATCGCCCGCCGCCTGGCGATGGAGGGCGCCAAAGTCGTGGTCGCGGCCCGCACCGTGGAGCAGAGCGAGCACCCGCTGCCCGGCACGATCACCGAGACCGTCAAGCACATCCGCGACGCCGGCGGCGAGGCGCAGGCGATCAGGGCCGATCTCTCGCGCAGCGAAGACCGTCACCGCCTGATCGAGCAGGCGCAGGCGGCCTACGGCCCGGTCGATCTCCTCGTCAACAACGCGGCCGTCACCTACTACGCGCCCACGGCCGAGTTCGTCGAAAAGCGGCTGCGGCTGATGTTCGAGGTGCAGGTCTTCGGCCCCACGGAGCTGGCACAGCTCGTCTATCCCGGCATGAAGGCGAAGGGCCGCGGCCACATCATCTACATCTCCTCCGGCGCCGCCTACCACCCGCAGCAGCCCTACACGGCGGCGGCCGCGCGCGGCGGCACGGTCTACGGCATGTGCAAGGCGGCGATGGAACGCTTCTCCACCGGCTTCGCCTCGGAAGTTTACGGCGACAACGTGGCGGTGAACGCGATCTCCCCCGGCCTCGTCAAGACGCCCGGCACCGAGTTCCTCGGCATCACCAACCAGAACACCCGCGACCGCGAGTCGCCCGTCGAGATGATCGCGGAGGCGGTCTGCTTCATCGCCCGCAGCGAGCCAAAGACGATCACCGGCCGCATCGACCACATTCCCCAGTTCCTCGAAGAGTTCAAGCTGCAGCCGGCGGCGCTGATCTGA
- a CDS encoding CinA family protein, which produces MNELLPLAEKAAALLKERRETIAVAESSTGGLIAAALLAVPGASAYFLGGAVVYTHAARTALLAIPDEALSGMRASTEPYALLLARTARERFAASWGLSESGATGPTGNRYGDAAGHSCLALAGASERAITLETGDADRLRNMQAFAAAGLELLLQGLAR; this is translated from the coding sequence CTGAACGAACTGCTGCCGCTGGCCGAAAAAGCCGCGGCGCTGCTCAAGGAGCGGCGCGAGACGATCGCCGTGGCCGAGTCGTCCACCGGCGGGCTGATCGCGGCGGCGCTGCTCGCCGTGCCCGGCGCCTCGGCCTACTTTCTTGGCGGCGCCGTCGTCTATACGCACGCGGCGCGCACGGCGCTGCTGGCGATTCCGGACGAGGCGCTCAGCGGCATGCGCGCCTCAACCGAGCCGTACGCGCTGCTGCTGGCGCGCACGGCGCGTGAGCGCTTCGCCGCGAGTTGGGGCTTAAGCGAGAGCGGCGCCACCGGCCCCACGGGCAACCGCTACGGCGACGCCGCCGGCCACAGCTGCCTCGCGCTCGCCGGCGCGAGCGAACGCGCGATTACGCTGGAGACCGGCGACGCCGACCGTCTGCGCAACATGCAGGCTTTCGCCGCCGCGGGCCTGGAGCTGCTCCTGCAAGGCCTGGCGCGCTGA
- a CDS encoding acyl-CoA dehydrogenase family protein, which yields MTTTADPALEKRARLVALAGELADDFATRAAEHDRENTFPFENFQKMRETKYLALTIPESLGGLGASLLDFACCQERLAQGDGSTAVAVNMHLFGIGALLEGGLPDDAARQLILKSVADNGWLLGGSLTEPESGGNWGFPVTKAEHLPGFYKLNGRKMFASMAPAMNFFLVSATVPGTDGAPDEVGTFAIPKGTPGLEIIETWDALGMRATGSHDLKLSDCLVPELMLVEKRPAGDFDERGLALFAWFSVSIASVYTGVATAARNFAVEYAKQRRPSVLARSIAHMPAVQFALADMDVMLATARALTHTVAEEWMRGEHHTMAGMVRLLQPKYFATPNAIEVVNKAMGIVGGLGLYKKTPLERYYRDVRAGTFHPISQDVTREWLGKAALGIDPTAEPRWG from the coding sequence ATGACGACCACCGCGGACCCCGCGCTGGAGAAACGCGCCCGGCTCGTGGCGCTCGCCGGTGAGCTGGCGGACGACTTCGCCACACGGGCAGCCGAGCACGACCGCGAGAACACCTTCCCCTTCGAAAATTTTCAGAAGATGCGCGAGACCAAATATCTCGCGCTGACGATCCCCGAGAGCCTGGGCGGCCTCGGCGCCAGCCTGCTCGACTTCGCCTGCTGCCAGGAGCGGCTGGCGCAGGGCGACGGCTCGACGGCGGTGGCCGTGAACATGCACCTGTTCGGCATCGGCGCCCTGCTCGAAGGCGGCCTGCCCGACGACGCGGCGCGGCAGTTGATCTTGAAGTCGGTGGCGGACAACGGCTGGCTCTTGGGCGGCAGCCTGACGGAGCCGGAGTCCGGCGGCAATTGGGGCTTCCCCGTGACGAAAGCGGAGCACCTGCCCGGCTTCTACAAGCTCAACGGCCGCAAGATGTTCGCCAGCATGGCGCCGGCGATGAACTTCTTCCTCGTCAGCGCCACCGTGCCCGGCACGGACGGCGCCCCGGACGAAGTCGGCACCTTCGCCATTCCCAAGGGCACGCCCGGGTTGGAGATTATCGAGACCTGGGACGCGCTGGGCATGCGCGCCACGGGCAGCCACGACCTGAAGCTGAGCGACTGCCTGGTGCCGGAGCTGATGCTGGTCGAGAAGCGGCCGGCGGGCGACTTCGACGAGCGCGGCCTGGCGCTGTTCGCCTGGTTCAGCGTCAGCATCGCCTCGGTCTACACGGGCGTGGCCACGGCGGCGCGCAACTTCGCCGTGGAGTACGCGAAGCAGCGGCGGCCGTCGGTTTTGGCGCGCAGCATTGCGCATATGCCGGCGGTGCAGTTCGCGCTGGCGGACATGGACGTGATGCTGGCCACGGCGCGGGCGCTGACGCACACGGTGGCCGAAGAGTGGATGCGCGGCGAGCACCACACGATGGCGGGCATGGTGCGCTTGTTGCAGCCGAAATACTTCGCCACGCCCAATGCGATCGAGGTCGTAAACAAGGCGATGGGCATCGTCGGCGGGCTGGGGCTGTACAAGAAGACGCCTTTGGAGCGCTATTACCGCGACGTGCGCGCCGGCACCTTCCATCCGATCAGCCAGGACGTGACGCGCGAGTGGCTGGGCAAGGCGGCGCTGGGCATCGACCCCACGGCAGAGCCGCGCTGGGGTTGA